From the Cohaesibacter sp. ES.047 genome, one window contains:
- a CDS encoding phosphopentomutase — protein sequence MARAFLLVLDSFGIGNAPDADQYGHPESDKGSDTLGHIAAACANGKGDKEGLRSGPLSLPNMDRLGLGLVAEKATGARPANLDYRGEPEALCANALEISKGKDTPSGHWEIAGVPVPFDWGYFPDKQPTFPADMTRAFIEKSGVPGILGDKHASGTVIINELGEEHIRSGKPICYTSADSVYQIAAHEEHFGLERLYEICEIAYELVKPYNIGRVIARPFIGETPADFERTGNRRDFSVLPPEPTLLDRTKAAGRQVFAVGKISDIFAAQGVTKKMKATGNPQIFETTLKAISEAGDGDLVFSNLVDFDMHYGHRRDIPGYAAALEYFDARIPELEAVLKPGDMVILTADHGCDPSWPGTDHTREQVPVMMFGPGIKARYAGQRGTFADIGETVADHLGLTPGKHGTSFLKA from the coding sequence ATGGCACGGGCATTTCTACTGGTTCTGGATTCCTTTGGCATCGGCAACGCGCCCGACGCCGACCAATATGGCCATCCTGAGAGCGATAAGGGCTCGGATACCCTTGGCCATATCGCAGCTGCTTGCGCCAACGGCAAGGGCGACAAGGAAGGTTTGCGCTCTGGCCCGTTGAGCCTGCCAAATATGGACCGGCTCGGTCTGGGCCTCGTTGCCGAGAAGGCAACCGGTGCGCGCCCGGCCAATCTTGATTACAGGGGCGAGCCAGAAGCGCTCTGCGCCAACGCACTTGAGATTTCCAAGGGCAAGGACACCCCGTCCGGCCATTGGGAAATCGCAGGCGTCCCTGTGCCTTTTGACTGGGGCTATTTCCCGGACAAGCAGCCGACCTTTCCCGCCGACATGACCCGGGCCTTTATCGAGAAGTCGGGCGTGCCAGGTATCCTTGGCGACAAACATGCCTCGGGCACGGTGATCATTAACGAGTTGGGAGAAGAGCATATCCGCTCTGGCAAGCCCATCTGTTATACCAGCGCGGACTCGGTCTATCAGATCGCCGCCCACGAAGAGCACTTTGGCCTCGAGCGGCTCTATGAGATCTGCGAAATTGCCTATGAGTTGGTCAAGCCTTACAACATTGGCCGGGTCATCGCGCGGCCCTTCATCGGCGAGACACCAGCCGATTTCGAGCGCACCGGCAACCGGCGAGATTTTTCGGTCCTGCCGCCCGAGCCGACCTTGCTGGACCGCACCAAGGCGGCAGGGCGTCAAGTGTTTGCTGTTGGCAAGATTTCCGATATCTTCGCCGCCCAAGGCGTGACGAAAAAGATGAAGGCCACCGGCAACCCGCAGATTTTCGAGACCACGCTGAAGGCCATATCCGAGGCGGGAGACGGCGATCTGGTCTTCTCCAATCTCGTTGATTTCGACATGCATTATGGTCATCGGCGCGACATTCCCGGCTATGCCGCCGCGCTGGAATACTTCGATGCGCGCATCCCCGAACTGGAGGCTGTTCTCAAGCCCGGCGACATGGTGATCCTGACCGCCGATCATGGCTGTGATCCGAGCTGGCCGGGAACCGATCACACCCGCGAACAGGTGCCGGTGATGATGTTCGGGCCGGGTATCAAGGCACGCTATGCCGGTCAGCGCGGGACGTTTGCCGATATCGGCGAGACTGTGGCCGACCATCTGGGACTGACCCCCGGCAAGCACGGCACATCCTTTCTCAAGGCATGA
- a CDS encoding adenosine deaminase: MASKALESSGKSLLKAELHVHIEGAAHPELVQRLAARHGTNLDAIMRADGTYIWEDFTTFLQCYDRVAAVITTPEDYADLTEDYLLRNAAEGCAYTEFFLSPDHVALLGMSYDNLLEGVTEGLRRARETCAAQGFPIDARFIVTCLRHMGPEPAIEVAKRVAARPHPLVTGFGMGGDERLHSQLAFKPAFEIAHDAGLACTTHAGEFGGPESVRNALDHLPVTRIGHGVRASEDADLMRRLEDEQILLEVCPHSNVALGVYPSLSDHPLTKLMAAGVKTTVSSDDPPFFATSIGKEYDALQALHDWDHATMEGFTRRAFEAAFVDEPTRSELLARLSHPV; encoded by the coding sequence ATGGCATCCAAAGCGCTAGAATCCTCAGGCAAATCCCTTCTGAAAGCCGAATTGCACGTCCATATTGAAGGGGCAGCCCATCCGGAACTTGTGCAGAGGCTCGCCGCGCGGCACGGAACCAACCTTGACGCCATCATGCGCGCGGATGGGACCTATATATGGGAAGACTTCACCACCTTCCTCCAATGCTATGATCGGGTGGCTGCCGTTATCACCACGCCTGAGGATTATGCCGACCTCACCGAGGACTATCTGCTGCGCAACGCTGCCGAAGGGTGCGCCTATACTGAGTTCTTTCTCTCGCCTGACCATGTCGCACTTCTGGGGATGAGCTACGACAACCTCCTTGAAGGCGTCACCGAAGGCTTGCGGCGCGCCCGCGAGACATGCGCCGCTCAAGGGTTCCCCATCGATGCCCGTTTCATTGTCACGTGCCTTAGGCACATGGGGCCGGAACCGGCCATCGAAGTGGCAAAACGCGTGGCGGCGAGACCGCATCCGCTTGTGACCGGCTTTGGCATGGGAGGGGACGAACGCCTGCATTCGCAGCTTGCGTTCAAACCAGCCTTCGAGATTGCGCACGATGCGGGGCTCGCCTGTACCACCCACGCTGGAGAGTTTGGCGGACCGGAGAGCGTCCGCAACGCCCTTGATCATCTGCCGGTGACGCGTATCGGTCACGGCGTTCGGGCGAGCGAGGATGCCGACCTGATGCGACGGCTGGAGGATGAGCAGATCCTGCTGGAGGTATGCCCGCATTCGAATGTGGCGCTCGGTGTTTATCCATCCTTGTCCGATCATCCGCTCACAAAGCTGATGGCCGCAGGGGTCAAGACAACCGTCTCCTCTGATGATCCCCCTTTCTTTGCGACGTCCATCGGCAAGGAATACGACGCCCTGCAAGCCCTTCATGACTGGGATCACGCCACCATGGAAGGCTTCACCCGGCGGGCCTTCGAGGCAGCCTTTGTCGATGAGCCCACCCGGTCAGAGTTGCTGGCCCGGCTTTCGCATCCGGTCTGA
- the upp gene encoding uracil phosphoribosyltransferase: MEQVTVVNHPLVQHKLTIMREKDTSTASFRQLLREISHLLCYEATRELEMTTKNIETPLMEMKAPTLSGKKLVFASILRAGNGLLEGMLDLVPAARVAHVGLYRDPQTFEAVEYYFKAPEDLEDRLVIAVDPMLATANSAVLAINKLKERGAQNIRFVSLLAAPEGIDAFTTAHPDVPVITAAIDKKLNEKNYILPGLGDAGDRMYGTK, translated from the coding sequence ATGGAGCAGGTAACCGTCGTCAACCACCCGCTGGTGCAGCACAAGCTGACCATCATGCGCGAAAAGGATACGTCGACCGCGTCCTTCCGGCAGCTGTTGCGCGAGATCTCTCACCTGCTTTGCTATGAAGCCACGCGTGAGCTGGAAATGACCACCAAGAACATCGAAACGCCTCTGATGGAAATGAAGGCACCAACCCTTTCGGGCAAAAAGCTGGTCTTTGCGTCGATCTTGAGGGCTGGCAACGGTCTTCTTGAAGGCATGCTCGATCTGGTGCCGGCAGCGCGCGTTGCCCATGTCGGCCTTTACCGCGATCCTCAAACCTTCGAAGCTGTCGAATATTATTTCAAGGCGCCCGAAGATCTTGAAGATCGGTTGGTGATCGCGGTGGACCCGATGTTGGCAACGGCCAATTCGGCCGTTCTGGCAATCAATAAGCTCAAGGAGCGCGGTGCGCAAAACATTCGCTTTGTGTCGCTTCTGGCTGCTCCTGAAGGCATAGATGCCTTCACGACGGCTCATCCAGACGTGCCAGTGATCACTGCGGCCATCGACAAGAAGCTGAATGAGAAAAACTACATCCTGCCCGGCCTCGGTGATGCCGGTGACCGGATGTATGGCACCAAGTAG
- a CDS encoding TIGR02281 family clan AA aspartic protease, whose protein sequence is MARLIFLAILAIGVFSVIPPLAQKWAVENGYMEPGGTSDPSAYVSTKEPAKKVRRSGRAVLRADSSGHYVVKAYINNRPIRVVIDTGATVVALTYEDAKSLGLYPKKSDFTVPVNTANGRMYNARAQLQSVRIGEAEERNIKAIIAPKGALGISLMGMSYLKKLKSFRFSNGKLILES, encoded by the coding sequence ATGGCACGCCTTATTTTTCTTGCCATACTGGCTATTGGCGTCTTCAGCGTCATTCCCCCGCTGGCCCAAAAATGGGCAGTCGAGAATGGCTATATGGAGCCGGGCGGCACAAGCGATCCCTCAGCCTATGTGAGCACCAAGGAACCCGCCAAGAAAGTCCGGCGCAGTGGCCGAGCGGTGCTGCGGGCGGATTCCAGTGGCCACTATGTGGTCAAGGCCTATATCAACAACCGCCCGATCCGTGTCGTTATCGACACCGGCGCAACGGTCGTTGCCTTGACTTACGAGGATGCGAAAAGCTTGGGGTTATATCCCAAAAAATCCGATTTCACGGTCCCGGTCAACACGGCCAACGGGCGCATGTACAATGCGCGGGCACAGTTGCAATCGGTGCGGATCGGAGAGGCCGAAGAGCGAAACATCAAGGCCATCATCGCCCCGAAAGGCGCGCTTGGTATCAGCCTGATGGGAATGAGTTATCTGAAGAAACTCAAAAGCTTCCGCTTTTCAAACGGCAAACTCATTCTTGAAAGCTGA
- a CDS encoding HAD family phosphatase, which produces MLGVGMNKNPSIVVFDIGNVLLRWDMHYLYESYFQNRDAAQAFIDETGLEAWNLEQDRGRNWEEAEAALIPSFPQYETEIKAYRKHWQHMVPGVIAGTVLIKERLEALNTPLYAITNFAADTFAECQDRFPTLKAFIDIVISGDEKLIKPDPAIYRVLLERNNLDASDCLFIDDSAKNVEAARAVGMHAHHFTSPYLLAQDLRGYGFDV; this is translated from the coding sequence ATGCTTGGAGTTGGAATGAACAAGAATCCGTCAATCGTGGTCTTCGATATCGGCAATGTGCTGCTGCGTTGGGACATGCATTATCTCTATGAATCCTATTTTCAGAACCGTGACGCGGCGCAGGCCTTCATTGACGAAACCGGTCTGGAAGCCTGGAATCTGGAACAGGATCGTGGCCGGAATTGGGAAGAGGCCGAAGCCGCGCTCATTCCATCCTTTCCGCAGTATGAAACCGAGATCAAAGCTTATCGCAAACATTGGCAACATATGGTGCCGGGTGTGATTGCCGGAACGGTCCTGATCAAGGAACGGCTCGAAGCATTGAACACACCGCTTTATGCCATCACCAACTTTGCCGCTGACACCTTCGCAGAATGTCAGGACCGATTTCCGACCCTGAAGGCCTTCATCGATATTGTGATCTCGGGGGATGAAAAGCTCATCAAGCCCGATCCGGCAATCTATCGGGTTCTTCTGGAACGCAACAATCTGGATGCCTCGGATTGCCTGTTCATCGATGACAGCGCAAAGAATGTCGAGGCCGCGCGGGCGGTTGGCATGCATGCCCATCACTTCACCAGCCCCTATCTGCTGGCGCAGGATCTCAGAGGCTACGGTTTCGACGTCTAG
- a CDS encoding phosphate/phosphite/phosphonate ABC transporter substrate-binding protein: MFKTHASATAVLKEKGSRALFLLVLLVLGLTALTPRVKAQDVVESRELGDLVAPAPERASPDTGMNTRTDADINGEPIVDLTGAPEQTLPSSIETLGEALTQSSDNQIELIDNTHTLRIGLMAERGPSYLQRRIKPFRDYLERELSRPVEIIAFTDMKAMMGAQTSKQIDYATYPAGAFAMAQAACGCLLPLVAPVSQSAPEGIYILMIVRAQSGIKSLADMTGRSLALSSRSGALPYHMALSELQRAGLDPNRDLAVVYSRDTPQEALSLLQKGEVDAALVWSSTQYSQRLFDSPGAVSAFLEERKANTGTTQRPDFISIWSSPAIPAGPHVVHADMPKQDRADLITALTAMNTKDPAAYDAIELYHDGGFRRVSVDDYDPIVKIATAK; the protein is encoded by the coding sequence ATGTTTAAGACCCATGCATCCGCAACAGCCGTCCTGAAGGAAAAAGGCTCCAGAGCCCTGTTCCTGTTGGTGCTCTTGGTTCTTGGGCTCACCGCTCTGACGCCCAGAGTAAAGGCGCAGGACGTCGTCGAGAGCAGGGAGTTGGGCGATCTTGTCGCACCAGCGCCGGAGCGAGCCAGCCCCGACACGGGCATGAACACGAGAACCGATGCCGATATCAACGGCGAGCCAATTGTTGATCTGACCGGCGCACCAGAGCAGACGCTTCCATCCTCCATCGAGACTTTGGGAGAGGCTCTCACCCAGAGCAGCGACAATCAGATCGAACTGATCGATAACACCCACACCCTGCGCATTGGTCTGATGGCCGAGCGAGGACCGTCCTATTTGCAACGGCGCATCAAACCCTTTCGCGACTATCTGGAAAGGGAGCTGTCGCGTCCCGTGGAGATCATCGCCTTTACCGATATGAAGGCAATGATGGGCGCGCAGACGTCAAAACAGATCGATTATGCGACCTACCCGGCAGGAGCCTTTGCCATGGCGCAGGCAGCTTGCGGGTGTTTGTTGCCTTTGGTCGCCCCCGTTTCTCAGTCGGCACCGGAAGGGATTTACATCCTGATGATCGTGCGCGCCCAGAGCGGCATCAAGAGCTTGGCGGACATGACGGGCCGATCGTTGGCCTTGTCGTCCCGCAGTGGCGCCTTGCCCTATCATATGGCGCTGAGCGAGCTGCAGCGGGCTGGCCTTGACCCGAACCGGGATCTGGCGGTGGTGTATAGCCGCGATACCCCTCAGGAGGCTCTGTCCTTGTTGCAAAAGGGCGAAGTGGATGCGGCTCTGGTCTGGTCCTCGACCCAATACAGCCAGCGCCTGTTTGACAGCCCCGGTGCTGTTTCGGCCTTTCTGGAAGAAAGAAAGGCCAACACAGGGACGACCCAGAGGCCCGATTTCATCTCCATATGGAGTTCTCCGGCCATTCCAGCCGGTCCGCACGTTGTGCATGCGGACATGCCCAAACAGGACCGCGCCGATCTCATCACTGCCCTGACGGCGATGAACACGAAGGACCCGGCTGCCTATGATGCCATCGAGCTTTATCACGATGGTGGGTTCCGCCGCGTCTCGGTTGACGACTATGACCCCATCGTCAAGATCGCAACGGCGAAATAG
- a CDS encoding TadE/TadG family type IV pilus assembly protein: protein MTILSKIRSHSRPFAKDDKGLAVVEFALILPIFALLIVATWEATNAIAVKRKASLSAAIIADLATQGNSFSAEDWNRVSDIFDKAMFPYTQYTKRANLIGLRVDARERVTVVCSFGTQMLDENSLPEGLIIANSFYMMAATEVDYTVLYSGRSLYGDARGFTDMTFRDNAIFTPRISSAINCS, encoded by the coding sequence ATGACAATTCTGAGCAAGATTCGGTCTCACTCCAGACCCTTTGCAAAAGACGACAAGGGCCTCGCTGTTGTGGAGTTTGCACTCATTCTGCCAATCTTTGCCTTGCTGATCGTTGCGACGTGGGAGGCAACGAACGCCATTGCCGTGAAACGCAAGGCCTCGCTTTCAGCAGCGATCATCGCGGATCTGGCCACTCAGGGTAATTCCTTCAGTGCGGAGGACTGGAACAGGGTGTCGGATATTTTCGACAAAGCCATGTTCCCCTATACCCAATACACCAAGCGGGCGAACCTGATTGGCTTGAGAGTGGATGCGAGAGAACGGGTCACCGTGGTCTGCAGCTTTGGCACACAAATGCTGGATGAGAATTCGCTGCCCGAGGGACTGATCATTGCGAACAGTTTCTACATGATGGCGGCGACGGAAGTCGACTATACGGTTCTCTATTCCGGTCGGTCTCTGTACGGCGACGCGAGAGGCTTCACCGACATGACCTTCCGGGACAACGCCATCTTCACACCCCGGATTTCATCGGCCATCAACTGCTCCTGA
- a CDS encoding TadE/TadG family type IV pilus assembly protein, translating to MRSLFIPVRQWHDRKHGPTPPAVASRFSRDEDGATAVEFALVAAPFFGMLFVIISIAHFFWTGASLEDAVQEAGRQIRVGRVEAAGMGQGEFKDFICTYLTIPKANCLESILIDVESSPSLAGLSTNAPEEDNEQYNPGDGADYVIVKATLPITAFNSLFDLLATSNDDKPNRFVLTSVTAFRNEPFN from the coding sequence ATGCGATCCTTGTTCATACCAGTGCGCCAATGGCACGACCGCAAGCACGGACCGACCCCGCCTGCTGTGGCGTCCCGTTTCAGCAGGGATGAAGATGGCGCGACAGCCGTCGAGTTTGCACTGGTTGCAGCGCCTTTCTTTGGCATGTTGTTCGTGATCATTTCGATTGCCCACTTTTTCTGGACTGGTGCATCATTGGAAGATGCCGTCCAGGAAGCCGGGCGACAGATCAGGGTCGGGCGCGTCGAAGCCGCAGGAATGGGACAGGGGGAATTCAAGGATTTCATTTGCACCTATCTGACCATCCCCAAAGCGAATTGCCTCGAGAGCATCCTGATCGACGTGGAAAGTTCACCTTCGCTCGCAGGATTATCAACGAATGCTCCCGAGGAGGACAACGAGCAATATAATCCGGGCGATGGCGCTGACTATGTCATCGTCAAGGCGACATTGCCGATCACGGCATTCAACAGCCTGTTCGACCTTTTGGCCACGTCGAATGACGACAAGCCAAATCGTTTCGTCCTGACATCCGTCACAGCCTTTCGCAACGAACCCTTCAACTGA
- a CDS encoding pilus assembly protein N-terminal domain-containing protein, with protein MKVVSAVSALVLSVLLLGSSVASAQDYPMIDVKVDRAKVMRVSRPAAMIILGNPAIADATIKDSQTLIITGKQFGTTNLIVLDSDGEPIADELLRVSSATDSHVVIYKGTGRETMACSPYCEPVFRVGDNNDKLKALAGQITAYRDMANGEATNMQQEE; from the coding sequence ATGAAAGTCGTTTCTGCTGTTTCAGCACTTGTCCTGTCTGTACTGCTTCTGGGCAGTTCGGTTGCCTCCGCCCAAGACTATCCCATGATTGACGTCAAGGTTGATCGGGCCAAGGTGATGCGCGTGTCGCGTCCTGCTGCCATGATCATCCTGGGGAACCCAGCCATTGCCGATGCCACGATCAAGGACAGTCAAACCCTGATCATCACCGGCAAGCAATTTGGCACCACCAATCTGATCGTTCTGGATTCCGACGGGGAGCCGATCGCCGATGAGTTGCTGCGGGTCTCCTCTGCGACGGACAGCCATGTCGTGATCTACAAGGGAACGGGTCGCGAAACGATGGCCTGCTCACCCTACTGTGAACCGGTCTTCCGCGTCGGGGACAACAATGACAAGTTGAAGGCCCTGGCGGGCCAGATCACGGCCTATCGTGACATGGCCAATGGCGAGGCCACCAACATGCAGCAGGAAGAATAG
- a CDS encoding Flp family type IVb pilin, which yields MKNFARFIEDESGATAIEYALLAGLIGIGIVTAAGTLRDEIVLLMGRISTALQGAVVS from the coding sequence ATGAAAAATTTTGCTCGTTTTATCGAAGATGAATCCGGTGCAACCGCAATCGAATACGCACTGCTCGCTGGCCTGATCGGCATCGGTATCGTAACCGCTGCAGGAACCCTGCGCGACGAAATCGTCCTTCTGATGGGTCGTATCTCTACCGCCCTTCAGGGTGCTGTCGTCAGCTAA
- a CDS encoding prepilin peptidase has translation MLDTFFAWALMLFAPLVFAYAGSSDLFNMRISNRIALLLLLPFPIFAWGVDMSWTTALAHVGVSIVTLAVCYFFWMQKWIGGGDAKFAAAAALWLGPGLTIWFFAATSIYGTVLALVLVMFRAQVLPEFILKMDWALRLHNVKRIPYGLALSAAGLQFYAMSDWMSTGVHLASIS, from the coding sequence ATGTTGGACACGTTTTTCGCTTGGGCCTTGATGCTCTTTGCACCCTTGGTGTTTGCCTATGCAGGGAGCTCGGACCTGTTCAACATGCGCATTTCCAACCGCATCGCTCTTCTTTTATTGCTGCCCTTTCCGATCTTTGCCTGGGGCGTCGATATGTCCTGGACCACGGCTCTTGCCCATGTCGGTGTCTCGATTGTCACGCTCGCCGTTTGCTATTTTTTCTGGATGCAAAAGTGGATAGGCGGCGGAGATGCGAAATTTGCAGCAGCAGCAGCCCTTTGGCTTGGCCCTGGTCTGACCATCTGGTTTTTCGCTGCCACATCGATTTACGGGACGGTCTTGGCTCTCGTCCTCGTCATGTTCCGCGCACAGGTTCTCCCAGAGTTCATCCTCAAGATGGATTGGGCGCTGCGCCTTCACAACGTCAAACGTATCCCCTACGGCCTTGCGTTGTCGGCGGCCGGATTGCAGTTCTATGCCATGTCCGACTGGATGTCGACCGGCGTCCATCTTGCAAGCATTTCCTGA
- the cpaB gene encoding Flp pilus assembly protein CpaB: protein MKVARIAVIAIALIAGLFALILARSMGGGDKSEPVVITKEAPQIKMDEVLTAANNIPLGSNLTADMFVWRKWPVGSTGPGFILRSKRPEADSELLGSVARGSFLSGEPINEAKIATAGKGMMASILPKGYRAVATRISPETSAGGFILPKDRVDVILTVESNRGVASETILSNIRVLAIDQTVEDQDGQKVVVGETATLELTPSQSEVLVTSQRQGQLALALRSLEDAKGDDPDVDDRSGTITLVRNGNLIKRTVKQ, encoded by the coding sequence ATGAAAGTAGCGCGTATTGCCGTAATTGCCATTGCACTTATTGCAGGATTGTTCGCCCTGATCCTTGCGAGATCGATGGGTGGCGGTGACAAGTCCGAACCAGTGGTGATCACCAAGGAAGCACCGCAGATCAAAATGGATGAGGTTTTGACGGCTGCGAACAACATTCCCCTTGGAAGCAATCTGACAGCGGACATGTTTGTCTGGCGCAAGTGGCCAGTGGGCAGCACTGGCCCGGGTTTCATCCTTCGCAGCAAGCGGCCTGAGGCCGACAGCGAATTGCTTGGCTCGGTTGCGCGTGGCTCTTTCCTCAGCGGTGAACCGATCAATGAAGCCAAGATCGCCACGGCAGGCAAGGGGATGATGGCCTCGATCTTGCCAAAGGGCTATCGCGCCGTTGCGACCCGCATCTCCCCGGAGACAAGTGCCGGCGGTTTCATTCTGCCCAAGGACAGGGTTGATGTGATCCTGACAGTCGAAAGCAACCGGGGCGTAGCCTCCGAGACGATCCTTAGCAACATCCGTGTGCTGGCGATCGATCAGACGGTCGAGGATCAGGACGGCCAGAAAGTCGTCGTCGGAGAAACCGCGACCCTCGAACTGACGCCGAGCCAGAGTGAAGTCCTCGTCACCTCCCAGCGCCAGGGGCAACTCGCCCTTGCTTTGCGCTCTCTGGAAGACGCCAAGGGCGACGATCCGGACGTGGATGACAGAAGTGGAACGATCACGCTCGTGAGAAACGGCAATCTGATCAAGAGGACCGTGAAGCAATGA
- a CDS encoding type II and III secretion system protein family protein, protein MSKVLEFGTMIDTARSIPLVAGVKPPFAKAMHAFLAIAAAIMMTLTMGTITPVEAASTMRLKAASANGRNLTVGLNKSIVIETPRDVRDVLVSNPTIADAVVRSTRRVYVIGNKVGQANIVLFDGKGRQIASFDIDVARDNSALTALLRRTIPRSDIKVEGVGEGVVLSGHVRNPSDAEKAKDLAVSYVGDAKLVSNYIAVEAREQVQLRVVVAEVERSVTKQLGISLTGQGSRGGALLAGIVDTPFSASQLQLSNTELGLRLGGGGNVIQANLRAMERNGLVRTLAEPNLTAISGERADFLAGGEFPIPVGLDENKISIEFKQFGVSLGFRPIVLSENRISLQIKTEVSEIDTETSIQLGSQTNGFALTIPGLKVRRSETTLELPSGGTMAMAGLLNDEVRKNIDGFPVLKDVPVLGALFRSSDYKRAQTELVVFVTPYIVAPVSRSKTALPTQNLEPASDMNSIFMGKLIRRYDVSGGARRGVKYHGRFGYSYE, encoded by the coding sequence ATGAGTAAAGTTTTGGAGTTCGGGACCATGATCGACACCGCGCGCTCAATTCCTTTAGTGGCTGGCGTGAAACCGCCATTCGCCAAGGCGATGCATGCGTTCCTGGCGATTGCCGCGGCCATCATGATGACCCTGACGATGGGCACAATCACACCTGTTGAGGCCGCATCAACCATGCGCCTCAAGGCAGCCAGTGCCAATGGCCGCAATCTGACGGTTGGCCTCAACAAGTCGATTGTTATCGAGACGCCACGGGACGTCCGCGATGTTCTGGTTTCCAACCCGACCATCGCCGATGCGGTCGTACGTAGCACCCGCCGCGTTTATGTCATCGGCAACAAGGTGGGGCAGGCCAACATTGTGCTCTTTGATGGCAAGGGCAGACAGATCGCCAGCTTCGACATCGACGTTGCGCGTGACAATTCCGCTTTGACTGCGCTTCTGCGCCGGACCATTCCCAGAAGTGACATCAAGGTCGAAGGCGTTGGTGAGGGGGTTGTGCTCAGCGGTCATGTTCGCAACCCGTCCGACGCGGAAAAGGCAAAAGATCTTGCCGTGAGCTATGTTGGCGACGCCAAACTGGTCAGCAACTATATCGCCGTTGAAGCCCGCGAGCAGGTTCAACTGCGTGTCGTGGTCGCCGAAGTCGAGCGCAGCGTTACCAAGCAGTTGGGCATCAGCCTGACCGGACAGGGATCGCGCGGCGGCGCCTTGTTGGCCGGCATTGTCGACACGCCTTTTTCTGCCAGCCAGCTGCAATTGTCCAATACGGAACTCGGATTGCGTCTGGGGGGCGGAGGCAACGTTATTCAGGCCAACTTGAGGGCCATGGAGCGAAATGGTCTGGTTCGAACCCTTGCCGAGCCCAACCTGACAGCAATCTCCGGCGAACGCGCGGACTTTCTCGCAGGTGGCGAATTCCCGATTCCCGTTGGTCTTGACGAGAACAAGATCTCCATTGAATTCAAACAGTTCGGTGTGTCCCTCGGCTTCCGGCCGATTGTGCTTTCAGAAAACCGGATCAGCCTGCAAATCAAGACAGAAGTCTCAGAGATCGACACCGAAACGTCAATCCAGCTCGGAAGTCAGACGAACGGCTTTGCCCTGACGATTCCCGGTCTGAAGGTCCGCCGTTCCGAAACGACGCTCGAACTGCCCTCTGGCGGTACGATGGCGATGGCAGGGCTGCTGAATGACGAGGTCCGCAAGAATATCGACGGCTTCCCCGTACTCAAGGATGTTCCGGTCCTCGGCGCGCTCTTCCGGTCCTCTGACTACAAGCGTGCTCAAACCGAACTGGTCGTCTTTGTCACGCCATACATCGTCGCACCTGTTTCGCGCTCCAAGACCGCCTTGCCGACACAGAATCTTGAGCCGGCATCGGATATGAACTCCATTTTCATGGGCAAGCTGATCCGTCGCTATGACGTTTCCGGCGGCGCTCGGCGCGGTGTGAAATATCACGGCCGCTTCGGCTACAGCTACGAATAG